From a single Metopolophium dirhodum isolate CAU chromosome 6, ASM1992520v1, whole genome shotgun sequence genomic region:
- the LOC132947914 gene encoding sentrin-specific protease 2-like — translation MNSDTSMYLNDSVINDYFKLIENQNPSVYCFDTYFYERFGKSKYKSVERWTKNINIFSKRKVFFPINIIRKNFKHWLLIMADLEKKQVIYYDSLVNHYEPEIHINILEYLQQEHERKLGNPLPLQEWEIVKGCNPVQSNGRDCGVFVCVIAEYLARDASFNFNQSNMASFRALMFYELLNQQLVTVDVDEDLIEGEIYRIVANS, via the coding sequence ATGAATTCAGACACCTCCATGTATTTGAATGATAGTGTGatcaatgattattttaagttaattgaaaatcaaaatccGAGCGTTTATTGCTTTGATACCTATTTTTATGAGCGATTTGGGAAATCTAAATACAAATCAGTAGAGCGTTggacaaaaaatatcaatattttttctaaaagaaaaGTATTTTTTCCTATCAATATTATAAGGAAAAACTTTAAACACTGGTTACTAATAATGGCCGATTTGGAGAAAAAACAggtcatatattatgatagtctTGTAAATCATTACGAACCcgaaattcatataaatatattagaatacTTACAGCAGGAGCATGAAAGAAAGTTGGGTAATCCTCTACCTTTACAAGAATGGGAAATTGTAAAAGGTTGTAACCCCGTTCAGTCTAACGGAAGGGACTGCGGGGTTTTCGTGTGCGTAATTGCGGAGTATCTCGCTAGAGATGCttcgtttaattttaatcaaagcAATATGGCATCTTTTAGAGCATTAATGTTTTATGAACTGTTAAACCAACAACTCGTTACAGTAGATGTTGACGAAGATTTAATTGAAGGAGAAATTTATCGTATAGTTGCTAATtcttga